The Channa argus isolate prfri chromosome 14, Channa argus male v1.0, whole genome shotgun sequence genome includes a window with the following:
- the LOC137098590 gene encoding tripartite motif-containing protein 16-like, with protein MAQKGVKLDQETFSCSICLDLLKYPVTIPCGHSYCLNCIKTHWDKNCEKKLHSCPQCRQTFTPRPVLVKNTMLAVLVEELKKTGLQAAPADHCYAGAEDVSCDFCTGRKLKAVKSCLVCLASYCDKHLRPHYDVAPLKKHKLVEPSKNLQENICSRHDEVMKMFCRTDQQFICYLCSVDEHKGHDTVSAAAERTERQRELEGSRQKIQQRIQDREKDVKVLQQEVEALNCSAEETVEDSEKIFTELIRLIEKRSSEVKQQIRSQQETEVSRVKELQEKLEQEITELKRKDAELEQLSHTEDHNQFLQKYCSPTHLVKYSSFCTSKPIFLQYFDTLQEAISQVTKKLQDIQDMGWTNMSLTVTDMGVLLLQEPKTRDEFLTYSRQIILDPNTVNKRLLLSEENREVTVVNYEQSYPYHPDRCTDKYQVLSREGLIGRCYWEVEKGKAGVLVAVTYKDSDTVNEKFGDNDTSWALGIYSSRYEFRHKNVTTPVSGPRSSTIGVYLDHSAGILSFYSVSETMTLLHRVQTTFTQPLHAGFYLYGPNGNSAELCELETTECTSCRVVF; from the coding sequence ATGGCGCAGAAAGGAGTTAAGCTGGACCAGGAGACCTTTTCTTGTTCGATCTGTCTGGATCTACTGAAATATCCAGTAactattccctgtggacacagttacTGTCTGAACTGTATTAAAACCCACTGGGATAAAAACTGTGAGAAGAAACTCCacagctgtcctcagtgtagacagaccttcacacCGAGACCTGTCCTggtgaaaaacaccatgttagcagttttagtggaggagctgaagaagactggactccaagctgctcctgctgatcactgctatgctggagCTGAAGATGTGTCCTGTGATTTTTGTactgggagaaaactgaaagctgttaagTCTTGTCTGGTCTGTTTGGCCTCTTACTGTGATAAACACCTGAGGCCTCATTATGATGTAGCtccattaaagaaacacaagctggtggagccctccaagaacctccaggagaacatctgctctcgtcacgatgaggtgatgaagatgttcTGTCGTACTGATCAGCAGtttatctgttatctctgctctgtggatgaacataaaggccacgacacagtctcagctgcagcagaaaggactgagaggcagagagagctcgaggggagtcgacaaaaaatccagcagagaatccaggacagagagaaagatgtgaaggtgcttcaacaggaggtggaggctctCAATTGCTCTGCTGAGGaaacagtggaggacagtgagaagatcttcactgagctgatccgtctcattgagaaaagaagctctgaggtgaagcagcagatcagatcccagcaggaaactgaagtgagtcgagtcaaagagcttcaggagaagctggagcaggagatcactgagctgaagaggaaagatgctgagctggagcagctctcacacacagaggatcacaaCCAGTTTCTACAAAAGTATTGTTCACCTACACATCTCGTGAAATATTCATCTTTCTGCACAAGCAAACCAATTTTTTTGCAGTACTTTGATACGTTACAGGAGGCTATTTCACAGGTCACTAAAAAACTACAGGACATACAGGATATGGGATGGACAAACATGTCACTGACAGTGACTGACATGGGTGTGTTACTATTACAGGAGCCAAAGACCAGAGATGAGTTTCTGACATATTCTCGTCAAATCATTTTGGATCCAAATACAGTGAACAAGCGTCTGTTATTGTCTGAAGAGAACAGAGAAGTAACAGTCGTGAATTATGAGCAAAGTTATCCTTATCACCCAGACAGATGCACTGACAAGTATCAGGTCTTGAGTAGAGAGGGTCTGATTGGacgttgttactgggaggtggaaaAAGGGAAAGCAGGAGTTCTAGTAGCAGTGACGTACAAAGACAGTgacactgtaaatgaaaaatttgGAGACAATGACACATCCTGGGCTTTAGGTATTTACAGCTCACGTTATGAATTTAGACACAAGAATGTCACAACTCCAGTCTCAGGTCCTCGGTCCTCCACAAtaggagtgtacctggatcacagtgcaggtattctgtccttctacagtgtctctgaaaccatgactctcctccacagagtccagaccacattcactcagcctcttcATGCTGGTTTTTATCTTTATGGTCCAAATGGAAACAGTGCTGAGCTGTGTGAGCTGGAAACTACAGAATGTACCTCTTGTAGAGTAGTTTTTTAG
- the LOC137098592 gene encoding tripartite motif-containing protein 16-like, protein MAQKGVQLDEEAFSCSICLDLLKDPVTLPCGHSYCLNCIKTHWDKEDEKKLYSCPQCRQTFTQRPVLVKNTMLAVLVEELKNTGLQAAPADHCYAGPEDVACDFCTGRKLKAVKSCLMCLVSYCDKHLRPHYDVAPLKKHKLVEPSKNLQENICSRHDEVMKMFCRTDQQFICYLCSVDEHKGHDTVSAAAERTERQRELEGSRQKIQQRIQDREKDVKVLQQEVEALNCSAEETVEDSEKIFTELIRLIEKRSSEVKQQIRSQQETEVSRVKELQEKLEQEITELKRKDAELEQLSHTEDHNQFLQKYCSPTHLVKYSSFCTSKPIFLQYFDTLQEAISQVTKKLQDIQDMGWTNMSLTVTDMGVLLLQEPKTRDEFLTYSRQIILDPNTVNKRLLLSEENREVTVVNYEQSYPYHPDRCTDKYQVLSREGLIGRCYWEVEKGKAGVLVAVTYKDSDTVNEKFGDNDTSWALGIYSSRYEFRHKNVTTPVSGPRSSTIGVYLDHSAGILSFYSVSETMTLLHRVQTTFTQPLHAGFYLYGPNGNSAELCELETTECTSCRVVF, encoded by the coding sequence ATGGCGCAGAAAGGAGTTCAGCTGGACGAAGAAGCATTTTCTTGTTCGATCTGTCTGGATCTACTGAAGGATCCAGTGACTcttccctgtggacacagttacTGTCTGAACTGTATTAAAACCCACTGGGATAAAGAGGATGAGAAGAAACTCTACAGTTGtcctcagtgtagacagaccttcacacAGAGACCTGTCCTggtgaaaaacaccatgttagcagttttagtggaggagctgaagaacactggactccaagctgctcctgctgatcactgctatgctggaccTGAAGATGTGGCCTGTGATTTCTGCactgggagaaaactgaaagctgtgAAGTCCTGTTTGATGTGTCTGGTCTCTTACTGTGATAAACACCTGAGGCCTCATTATGATGTAGCtccattaaagaaacacaagctggtggagccctccaagaacctccaggagaacatctgctctcgtcacgatgaggtgatgaagatgttcTGTCGTACTGATCAGCAGtttatctgttatctctgctctgtggatgaacataaaggccacgacacagtctcagctgcagcagaaaggactgagaggcagagagagctcgaggggagtcgacaaaaaatccagcagagaatccaggacagagagaaagatgtgaaggtgcttcaacaggaggtggaggctctCAATTGCTCTGCTGAGGaaacagtggaggacagtgagaagatcttcactgagctgatccgtctcattgagaaaagaagctctgaggtgaagcagcagatcagatcccagcaggaaactgaagtgagtcgagtcaaagagcttcaggagaagctggagcaggagatcactgagctgaagaggaaagatgctgagctggagcagctctcacacacagaggatcacaaCCAGTTTCTACAAAAGTATTGTTCACCTACACATCTCGTGAAATATTCATCTTTCTGCACAAGCAAACCAATTTTTTTGCAGTACTTTGATACGTTACAGGAGGCTATTTCACAGGTCACTAAAAAACTACAGGACATACAGGATATGGGATGGACAAACATGTCACTGACAGTGACTGACATGGGTGTGTTACTATTACAGGAGCCAAAGACCAGAGATGAGTTTCTGACATATTCTCGTCAAATCATTTTGGATCCAAATACAGTGAACAAGCGTCTGTTATTGTCTGAAGAGAACAGAGAAGTAACAGTCGTGAATTATGAGCAAAGTTATCCTTATCACCCAGACAGATGCACTGACAAGTATCAGGTCTTGAGTAGAGAGGGTCTGATTGGacgttgttactgggaggtggaaaAAGGGAAAGCAGGAGTTCTAGTAGCAGTGACGTACAAAGACAGTgacactgtaaatgaaaaatttgGAGACAATGACACATCCTGGGCTTTAGGTATTTACAGCTCACGTTATGAATTTAGACACAAGAATGTCACAACTCCAGTCTCAGGTCCTCGGTCCTCCACAAtaggagtgtacctggatcacagtgcaggtattctgtccttctacagtgtctctgaaaccatgactctcctccacagagtccagaccacattcactcagcctcttcATGCTGGTTTTTATCTTTATGGTCCAAATGGAAACAGTGCTGAGCTGTGTGAGCTGGAAACTACAGAATGTACCTCTTGTAGAGTAGTTTTTTAG
- the epdr1 gene encoding mammalian ependymin-related protein 1, with product MHMHMHMLWFVFLAAVGPSVLGLLKVEASSVVAPCAAPLQWEGRWVLYNHRSGRNHRAAVSYDGLNHRIRVLQRHKKHTPCQRFFEYIYLYQSMVMFQIDQKTKECSKIALTEAWDPFDIPDNSTFEDQYFIGGPGDNVEVQEWSDRKPARQHETWVGVYTLKDCYPVQETYTRNSSVTTSTRFFNLQLGISDPDVFTPPSTCQAARPERMAEADC from the exons atgcacatgcacatgcacatgctgtGGTTTGTGTTTCTGGCCGCTGTCGGCCCGTCTGTCCTCGGCCTCCTGAAGGTGGAAGCCTCCTCGGTGGTCGCGCCCTGCGCCGCCCCGCTGCAGTGGGAGGGAAGATGGGTGCTGTACAACCACAGAAGCGGGAGGAACCACCGGGCCGCAGTGTCCTACGACGGCCTGAACCACAGGATCCGAGTCCTGCAGCGGCACAAGAAACACACCCCGTGTCAGAG GTTTTTTGAGTACATCTACTTGTACCAGAGCATGGTGATGTTCCAGATTGACCAGAAGACCAAGGAGTGCTCAAAGATCGCTCTGACGGAGGCCTGGGATCCCTTCGACATCCCTGACAACTCCACCTTCGAGGACCAGTACTTCATCGGGGGTCCCGGGGACAACGTGGAGGTTCAGGAGTGGTCAGACAGGAAGCCTGCACGTCAAC ATGAGACCTGGGTGGGAGTTTACACCCTGAAGGACTGCTACCCAGTTCAGGAGACCTACACCAGGAACAGCAGCGTCACCACCTCCACCCGCTTCTTCAACCTGCAGCTGGGCATCAGCGACCCCGACGTCTTCACCCCGCCCAGCACCTGTCAGGCAGCTCGGCCCGAGAGGATGGCCGAGGCCGACTGCTGA
- the LOC137098593 gene encoding tripartite motif-containing protein 16-like, with protein sequence MAQKGVQLERETFSCSICLDLLKDPVTIPCGHSYCLNCIKTHWDEEDQKKLYSCPQCPFTLRPVLVKNTMLAVLVEELKKTGLQIAPADHCYAGPEDVACDFCTGRKLKAVKSCLMCLASYCEKHLRPHYDVAPLKKHKLVEPSKNLQDNICSRHDEVMKMFCRTDQQCICYLCSVDEHKGHDTVSAAAERTERQRELEGSRQKIQQRIQDREKDVKVLQQEVEALNRSAEKTVEDSEKIFTELIRLIEKRSSEVKQQIRSQQETEVSRVKELQEKLEQEITELKRKDAELEQLSHTEDHNHFLHNYPSLSQLSESTDTSSINIRPLRYFEDVTAAVSELRDQLQDILRQTWTNISSLVTEVDVLLPQPEPETRAGFLKYSCELTLDPNTANENLLLSEGNRKVKVMSQKRSYSSHRDRFTFFCQVLSRESLTGRCYWEVEWRGTRVNVAVTYNSISKFRDFDEYIFGRNDKSWALKCTPTSFTFCFDNIETPVSGPQSSRIGVYLDHRAGILSFYSVSETMTLLHRVQTTFTQPLYGELRFFDCGSTAELCKLPSSH encoded by the coding sequence ATGGCGCAGAAAGGAGTTCAGCTGGAGCGAGAAACCTTTTCTTGTTCGATCTGTCTGGATCTACTGAAGGATCCAGTGactattccctgtggacacagttacTGTCTGAACTGTATTAAAACCCACTGGGATGAAGAAGATCAGAAGAAACTCTACAGCTGTCCTCAGTGTCCCTTCACACTGAGACCTGTCCTAgtgaaaaacaccatgttagcagttttagtggaggagctgaagaagactggactccaaattgctcctgctgatcactgctatgctggaccTGAAGATGTGGCCTGTGATTTCTGCactgggagaaaactgaaagctgttaagtcctgtttgatgtgtttggcctcttactgtgagaaacacCTGAGGCCTCATTATGATGTAGCtccattaaagaaacacaaactggTGGAGCCGTCCAAGAACCTCCAGGACAACATCTGCTCTCGTCAcgatgaggtgatgaagatgttctgccgtactgatcagcagtgtatctgttatctctgctctgtggatgaacataaaggccacgacacagtctcagctgcagcagaaaggactgagaggcagagagagctcgaggggagtcgacaaaaaatccagcagagaatccaggacagagagaaagatgtgaaggtgcttcaacaggaggtggaggctctcaatcgctctgctgagaaaacagtggaggacagtgagaagatcttcactgagctgatccgtctcattgagaaaagaagctctgaggtgaagcagcagatcagatcccagcaggaaactgaagtgagtcgagtcaaagagcttcaggagaagctggagcaggagatcactgagctgaagaggaaagatgctgagctggagcagctctcacacacagaggatcacaaCCACTTTCTACACAACTACCCCTCACTGTCACAACTCAGTGAATCTACAGATACATCCAGcatcaacatccgtcctctgagatactttgaggatgtgacagcagctgtgtcagagctcagagatcaaCTACAGGACATtctgagacagacatggacaaacatctcatcattaGTGACAGAAGTGGATGTTTTACTGCCACAACCAGAACCAGAGACCAGAGCtggattcttaaaatattcatgtgaactcacactggatccaaacacagcaaatgaaaatctgttattatctgagggaaacagaaaagtaaaagtaatgagTCAGAAACGGTCTTATTCTAGTCACAGAGACAgattcacatttttctgtcaggtcctgagcagagagagtctgactggacgttgttactgggaggtggagtggagagggACACGAGTTAATGTAGCAGTCACATACAATAGCATCTCCAAATTCAGGGACTTTGATGAATATATATTTGGACGCAATGACAAATCTTGGGCTTTAAAATGTACTCCCaccagttttacattttgttttgacaatATTGAAACTCcagtctcaggtcctcagtcctccagaataggagtgtacctggatcaccgagcaggtattctgtccttctacagtgtctctgaaaccatgactctcctccacagagtccagaccacattcactcagcctctttATGGTGAACTTAGATTTTTTGACTGTGGATCCACTGCTGAGTTGTGTAAACTCCCATCAAGTCATTAA